GAGGCGTGGCCGGCTTATCGGCGGCCAAGGCAGACAGGGAGAGGCAGAGCAACGAGGCGCTCAACATTTTCTTCATGCGGTGACGCTCCTTGGGGTTGAGGAGCCCGCGTTCTGCCAGTTCACCCTCTCTTGGGACCAGTTGGATCTTTGTTGAATTGACAGGCGAACGCCAAAGTGCCTTCAGCCGAGTCTCGCGCCATGCCCAGGCACAGTCTGAGTTCACTGTCAATTCAACAAAGATCTGAATGGGCTTGCTCCGAGGCGCGGCTTATTGAGTCGCCTCGCATGAGCGACAAGGTCATTCACGTCTCGGAGAAGAATTTCGATGCGGCCGTGCTGGAGCAGGAGGGCCCGGTCCTGGTCGATTTCTGGGCGGATTGGTGCGGGCCCTGTCACAGGCTGGCTCCCATCCTGGAAGAGGTCGCCAGCACGTACGCAGGCAGATTGACCATCGCCTTGCTGAACATCGAAGAGAACCGCGCCATCGCTCAGGAAGAGGGTGTCCGGCGCATCCCAACGCTGCTGCTGTTCAGGCGGGGGGAAGTGGTCGCGGTCAAAGAGGGCGTACCGTCTCCAGCGCAGTTGAGCGAGTTCCTGGAGCCCCACCTGTAGTCACACAGAGGAGATACACAATGGCAGAGACTGTCTATTTCACGTTCATGCAGCGGCCGGGTCAGGAGTTCATCTTCGCGTTGACCGACCCTGCGAGGATTCAGCAGGCCCGCGATATCCTGTCTGGGAAGGAGACGATGGCGGTCCATGTCATGGGCCGAATCGTGAAGCGCCAGGCGCCCTAC
The DNA window shown above is from Hyalangium minutum and carries:
- the trxA gene encoding thioredoxin, which gives rise to MSDKVIHVSEKNFDAAVLEQEGPVLVDFWADWCGPCHRLAPILEEVASTYAGRLTIALLNIEENRAIAQEEGVRRIPTLLLFRRGEVVAVKEGVPSPAQLSEFLEPHL